From a single Mycolicibacterium moriokaense genomic region:
- the eccB gene encoding type VII secretion protein EccB translates to MSNFRLTTKVQVSGWRFLLRRVEHAIVRRDTRMFDDPLQFYSRAVSAGVVIAVLACLGAALLAYFKPLGKRGSDTLLVDRTTNQLYVVIPGADQLRPVYNLTSARLILGNAGTPVAVKSDELNRLAKGQPIGIPGAPYATPVGGANSMWTLCDTVTKPESVAPTVNTAVLAQPILPDASVGPMQPDQGVLVSFENDTWLVTETGRHDVDLADRALTSAVGIPVTSKATPISEGLFNALPNAGPWRLPAIPRYGDPNTVGLPPNLVIGAVFKALTEGGDQHFVVLADGVARINDTTAAALRSTNSFGLVTPPPVEASTVARITEQVFVSPLPDQPLTILAREDAPTLCWTWQREPGDQAPKTTIITGRHLPIAASSMSSGIDQIGGDATVYLDGGKYIRLQAPDPRYGESLYYIDPQGVRYGLPDEQTGGTIGLSAPMTAPWQVVGLLVDGPVLSKQAALIEHDTLPPNPNPRKVADGSHSVTVSTGGGG, encoded by the coding sequence ATGTCGAACTTCCGGCTCACCACCAAGGTGCAGGTCAGTGGTTGGCGGTTTCTGCTGCGCAGGGTCGAGCACGCGATTGTCCGGCGCGATACCCGGATGTTCGACGATCCGCTGCAGTTCTACAGCCGCGCGGTGTCGGCCGGCGTCGTCATCGCCGTGCTGGCCTGCCTGGGTGCGGCGCTGCTGGCCTACTTCAAGCCGCTCGGAAAGCGTGGCAGTGACACACTTCTCGTCGACCGCACCACCAACCAGCTCTATGTCGTGATCCCCGGCGCCGATCAACTACGACCCGTATACAACCTGACGTCCGCCCGCCTGATCCTCGGTAACGCGGGTACTCCGGTCGCCGTGAAGTCCGACGAGCTGAACCGGCTGGCCAAGGGGCAGCCGATCGGCATTCCAGGTGCGCCCTATGCCACTCCCGTCGGCGGCGCCAACTCGATGTGGACGCTGTGTGACACCGTGACCAAGCCGGAGAGTGTCGCCCCGACAGTCAACACAGCAGTGCTCGCGCAGCCGATCCTGCCCGACGCCTCCGTGGGTCCGATGCAGCCGGACCAGGGCGTGCTGGTGAGCTTCGAGAACGACACCTGGCTGGTGACCGAGACAGGGCGACATGACGTCGACCTCGCCGACCGCGCGCTGACCTCAGCCGTGGGCATACCCGTGACCTCGAAGGCGACCCCGATCTCGGAGGGCCTGTTCAACGCCCTGCCAAACGCTGGCCCGTGGCGGCTTCCCGCGATCCCCCGATACGGCGATCCGAATACCGTTGGCCTGCCGCCGAATCTGGTCATCGGCGCGGTGTTCAAGGCCCTGACGGAGGGTGGTGACCAACACTTCGTCGTTCTGGCCGACGGCGTGGCGCGGATCAACGACACCACCGCGGCGGCGCTGCGTTCCACCAATTCTTTCGGGCTCGTCACCCCGCCCCCTGTCGAGGCCAGCACCGTCGCCAGGATCACCGAGCAGGTGTTCGTCTCACCGCTGCCGGATCAACCGTTGACGATCCTCGCGCGGGAGGATGCCCCGACCCTGTGCTGGACGTGGCAGCGCGAGCCAGGCGATCAGGCCCCGAAGACGACGATCATCACCGGCCGCCACCTGCCGATCGCAGCGTCGTCGATGAGCTCGGGAATCGATCAGATCGGCGGCGACGCAACGGTTTACCTCGACGGCGGCAAGTACATCCGGCTGCAAGCGCCTGACCCGCGGTACGGCGAAAGCCTGTACTACATCGATCCGCAGGGTGTTCGCTACGGCCTGCCCGACGAGCAGACGGGCGGCACCATCGGCCTGAGCGCCCCGATGACCGCGCCATGGCAGGTGGTCGGACTGCTGGTCGACGGCCCGGTGCTGTCCAAGCAGGCAGCGCTGATCGAGCACGACACACTGCCGCCAAACCCGAACCCGCGCAAGGTCGCCGACGGCTCCCACTCCGTGACGGTCAGTACCGGCGGTGGCGGATGA
- the eccCa gene encoding type VII secretion protein EccCa, translating to MTTKKFTPIIKRGPRLTPGEINVTPPDDLGVEIPPSGLQKALPWVMGGGMLGMIAIMIFTGIRQLSPYMLMMPLMMVMATVGFMAGGGPGGKRVPEINADRKEYLRYLAGLRTRVTSSASAQVTFFNYHAPHPDDLLSIIGTNRQWSRPTNADFFSAVRIGLGSEPAVDRLLKPAVGGELAGPQGAPQPHLEPVSHMWVTKFLRTHGLIHDCPKLVQLRTFPTIAVGGDPDGAASLLTAMICHLAVFHPPDLLQIRVLTDNPEDPNWAWLKWLPHVAHQTDTDVAGPTRMVFTRPDGLSDLTARGPHTPDATPSGPYVVVIDLSGGRAGFPVDGRAGVTVITLGNHRGSAYRIRVDADGTADDRLPNQTFRLVTSVSDRMTPDQAARIARKLAGWSITGTIIDKSVRVQKKVATEWHQLVGAQTLEEVTPNRWRMFTDTDRDRLRIPFGHELKTGDIMYLDIKEGAEFGAGPHGMLIGTTGSGKSEFLRTLILSLAATHHPDQINLLLTDFKGGSTFLGMEKLPHTAAVVTNMEEEAELVSRMGEVLTGELDRRQSILRQAGMQVGAAGALSGVAEYEKHRERGADLPPLPTLFVVVDEFAELLQNHPDFIALFDRICRVGRSLRVHLLLATQSLNTGGVRIDKLEPNLTYRIALRTTSSAESKAVIGTPEAQYITNKESGVGFLRVGMEDPVKFHSVYTGVNYVPTAPVQDNGEAKARVQGPDRIRIHQFTAAPIFDSAVSR from the coding sequence ATGACCACCAAGAAGTTCACCCCGATCATCAAGCGGGGCCCGCGCCTGACACCCGGCGAGATCAACGTGACGCCACCCGACGACCTCGGGGTCGAGATCCCACCGTCGGGTCTGCAGAAGGCGCTGCCGTGGGTCATGGGCGGCGGCATGCTCGGGATGATCGCGATCATGATCTTCACCGGCATCCGGCAGCTGTCGCCGTACATGCTGATGATGCCGCTGATGATGGTGATGGCGACCGTCGGGTTCATGGCGGGCGGTGGGCCCGGCGGCAAGCGGGTACCCGAGATCAACGCCGACCGCAAGGAGTACCTGCGCTACCTCGCGGGACTTCGGACCAGGGTGACGTCGTCGGCATCCGCGCAGGTGACGTTCTTCAACTACCACGCACCGCATCCCGACGATCTGCTGTCCATCATCGGGACCAACCGGCAGTGGTCGCGACCCACCAACGCCGACTTCTTCTCCGCCGTGCGGATCGGCCTCGGTAGCGAGCCCGCCGTCGACCGCCTGCTGAAGCCCGCGGTCGGCGGCGAGCTGGCCGGGCCGCAAGGGGCTCCGCAGCCGCATCTCGAGCCGGTCAGCCACATGTGGGTCACCAAGTTCCTGCGTACCCACGGATTGATCCACGACTGTCCGAAGTTGGTGCAGCTGCGCACATTTCCAACCATCGCGGTCGGCGGCGATCCCGACGGCGCCGCAAGCCTCCTTACCGCCATGATCTGCCACCTCGCGGTGTTCCACCCGCCGGACCTGTTGCAAATTCGGGTGCTCACGGACAATCCGGAGGATCCGAACTGGGCCTGGCTCAAATGGCTGCCCCACGTGGCACACCAGACGGATACCGACGTCGCCGGCCCGACGCGGATGGTGTTCACCCGACCCGACGGGTTGAGCGACCTGACCGCCCGTGGCCCGCACACCCCCGACGCCACCCCGAGCGGACCGTACGTCGTCGTCATCGATCTGTCCGGTGGCAGGGCGGGATTTCCGGTCGACGGCCGTGCGGGCGTTACCGTCATCACGCTCGGCAACCATCGCGGATCGGCGTACCGCATCCGTGTGGACGCGGACGGCACCGCCGACGACCGGTTGCCCAATCAGACGTTCCGCCTCGTCACTTCGGTTTCGGACCGCATGACACCGGACCAGGCAGCCCGTATCGCCCGCAAGCTGGCCGGCTGGTCCATCACCGGCACGATCATCGACAAGAGCGTGCGGGTGCAGAAGAAGGTGGCCACCGAATGGCACCAGTTGGTCGGAGCGCAGACCCTCGAAGAGGTGACGCCCAACCGGTGGCGGATGTTCACCGACACCGACCGGGACAGGCTGCGCATCCCGTTCGGACACGAACTCAAGACCGGCGACATCATGTATCTAGACATCAAAGAGGGGGCGGAGTTCGGCGCTGGCCCACACGGGATGCTGATTGGTACAACGGGTTCCGGAAAGTCTGAGTTCCTGCGCACGCTGATCTTGTCGCTGGCCGCCACCCACCACCCGGATCAGATCAACCTGCTTCTCACCGACTTCAAGGGTGGGTCGACGTTCCTGGGCATGGAGAAGTTGCCGCACACCGCCGCGGTTGTAACCAACATGGAGGAAGAGGCAGAACTCGTCAGCCGGATGGGCGAGGTGCTGACGGGAGAGTTGGACCGTCGCCAGTCCATCCTGCGTCAAGCCGGTATGCAGGTGGGCGCCGCAGGTGCGCTGTCCGGAGTCGCTGAGTACGAGAAGCACCGCGAACGCGGTGCAGATCTTCCGCCGTTGCCAACGCTTTTCGTCGTCGTTGACGAGTTCGCCGAACTTCTGCAGAACCACCCCGACTTCATCGCGCTGTTCGATCGCATCTGCCGGGTCGGCCGATCGTTGCGGGTGCACCTGCTGCTCGCGACGCAGTCGCTCAACACCGGAGGCGTCCGTATCGACAAGCTCGAGCCCAACCTCACCTACCGGATCGCACTGCGGACCACGAGTTCGGCTGAATCCAAGGCCGTGATCGGAACGCCTGAGGCGCAGTACATCACGAACAAGGAGAGCGGCGTCGGCTTTCTCCGCGTCGGCATGGAAGACCCCGTCAAGTTCCACAGCGTGTACACCGGCGTCAACTACGTGCCAACGGCACCGGTGCAGGACAACGGCGAAGCGAAGGCCCGGGTCCAGGGACCGGATCGGATCCGAATCCACCAGTTCACCGCCGCCCCCATTTTCGACTCGGCGGTGAGCCGATGA
- the eccA gene encoding type VII secretion AAA-ATPase EccA, giving the protein MSDHLTSLFGSAVGMLPSSAARSYEIFSEITSMDETACDAWVGRIRCGDTDRVTLFRAWYSRSNFGQLASAAEISMNSISARVPIGGQFGDITYPINSPLAITMGFAVHEAAVGNFTDAMEALDDVSATGAEHLVAWVKAVIYGAAERWTDVMDEVKGAAGWPDNFLAAAAGVAHGVAAANLGLFTEAERRLTESNSSPAGEACAPAIAWHLAMTRRGQGNEEAAVALLEWLQATHPAPKVAAALKDPTYRIATTTAEKIASRRDPWDVTSVEADNSGRERLLAAAQAELDRQIGLTRVKEQIEAYRAATQIAKVRAARGMKVAQTSKHMIFAGPPGTGKTTIARIVANILTGLGVISEPRLIESSRKDFVAEYEGQSAVKTSRTIDRAVGGVLFIDEAYTLVQERDGRADPFGTEALDTLLARMENDRDRLVVIIAGYSSDIDRLLESNDGLRSRFATRIEFDSYLPDEIVDIAKVIAQSNDSALDDDAVKRVLEAATLLSERALNGKPALDIAGNGRYARQLVEAGEQNRDMRLARSADFDSLDVEQLSEINGDDMAKAITAVHNRLSIGE; this is encoded by the coding sequence ATGTCTGATCACCTCACCAGCCTTTTTGGAAGTGCGGTCGGGATGCTGCCCAGCTCCGCCGCGCGGTCGTACGAGATCTTCTCCGAGATCACGTCCATGGACGAAACCGCCTGTGACGCATGGGTGGGACGAATCCGCTGTGGTGACACCGACCGGGTCACGCTGTTTCGCGCGTGGTATTCGCGGTCGAATTTCGGGCAGCTCGCCAGCGCTGCAGAGATCTCGATGAACAGCATCAGCGCCAGGGTTCCGATCGGCGGCCAGTTCGGCGACATCACCTACCCCATCAACTCACCGCTGGCTATCACGATGGGCTTCGCCGTGCACGAGGCCGCGGTCGGCAACTTCACCGACGCCATGGAGGCACTCGACGATGTGTCTGCCACCGGCGCAGAGCATTTGGTGGCATGGGTTAAGGCGGTCATCTACGGGGCGGCAGAGCGCTGGACCGACGTCATGGATGAGGTCAAGGGTGCCGCCGGGTGGCCCGACAACTTCTTGGCCGCAGCGGCGGGCGTCGCGCATGGTGTGGCGGCCGCCAACCTGGGGCTGTTCACGGAGGCCGAACGCCGGTTGACCGAGTCGAACTCGTCGCCTGCCGGTGAGGCATGCGCGCCCGCCATCGCGTGGCACCTCGCGATGACACGTCGCGGACAGGGCAACGAGGAAGCGGCCGTGGCGCTCCTGGAATGGTTACAGGCCACCCACCCAGCGCCCAAAGTCGCCGCGGCACTTAAAGATCCCACCTATCGGATTGCGACCACCACCGCCGAGAAGATCGCCTCCCGCAGAGATCCATGGGATGTCACCAGTGTGGAGGCCGACAATTCGGGCCGCGAGCGGTTGCTTGCCGCGGCGCAGGCGGAACTGGACCGCCAGATCGGCCTGACCCGGGTCAAGGAGCAGATCGAGGCCTACCGAGCGGCCACGCAGATTGCGAAGGTCCGCGCGGCGCGTGGCATGAAGGTCGCGCAGACGTCCAAACACATGATCTTCGCCGGTCCGCCCGGTACCGGTAAGACGACGATCGCGCGCATAGTGGCCAACATCCTCACTGGGCTCGGTGTGATCAGCGAGCCCAGGTTGATCGAGTCGTCACGTAAGGATTTCGTCGCCGAGTACGAAGGTCAGTCGGCTGTGAAGACCAGTCGGACCATCGACCGTGCCGTCGGCGGCGTGCTGTTCATCGACGAGGCGTACACCCTGGTGCAGGAGCGTGACGGCCGTGCGGACCCGTTCGGCACCGAGGCGCTGGACACGCTGCTCGCCCGCATGGAGAACGATCGCGACCGCCTCGTCGTGATCATCGCCGGCTACAGCTCCGACATCGACCGGCTGCTCGAATCCAACGACGGCCTGCGCTCGCGCTTCGCTACCAGGATCGAATTCGATTCGTATCTGCCCGATGAGATCGTTGATATCGCGAAAGTGATTGCACAGAGCAATGATTCGGCCCTCGATGACGATGCCGTCAAGCGAGTGCTCGAGGCGGCGACCCTGTTGAGCGAGCGGGCGCTGAACGGCAAGCCCGCTTTGGACATCGCGGGCAATGGCCGGTACGCCCGCCAACTGGTGGAGGCCGGCGAGCAGAACCGGGACATGCGGCTGGCCAGGTCGGCGGATTTTGACAGCCTCGACGTCGAGCAGCTGAGCGAGATCAACGGCGATGACATGGCCAAGGCCATCACCGCCGTACACAACCGGCTGAGCATCGGCGAGTAG
- a CDS encoding YbaB/EbfC family DNA-binding protein: MTALDFSPPGANTDDEAPVPVFTVTNPPGTVAVTVLLDGRVKRIELGSGVTDLTEQELADEIVVIAGLATQEAKSAQYTFMLDGMREQGHDDAATRDFLTRDLDLPTPEQVRTARAHVFATRYSGDHV, encoded by the coding sequence CTGACTGCTCTCGACTTCTCCCCTCCCGGTGCGAACACGGATGACGAAGCGCCTGTGCCTGTATTCACCGTGACCAATCCTCCTGGCACCGTGGCGGTTACGGTCCTCCTGGACGGCCGGGTCAAACGGATCGAGTTGGGGTCTGGAGTCACCGACTTGACGGAGCAGGAACTCGCCGACGAGATCGTCGTCATCGCAGGCCTTGCCACTCAAGAGGCGAAGTCGGCGCAATATACGTTCATGCTCGACGGCATGCGGGAGCAGGGTCACGACGACGCGGCCACCCGCGACTTCCTCACTCGTGACCTGGACCTGCCGACACCGGAACAGGTCCGAACAGCGCGCGCACACGTCTTCGCGACACGGTATTCGGGCGATCATGTCTGA